The proteins below come from a single Pleuronectes platessa chromosome 3, fPlePla1.1, whole genome shotgun sequence genomic window:
- the LOC128437303 gene encoding uncharacterized protein LOC128437303 isoform X4 gives MLSTGAECVFMGLFLYISGVGANSICAFKGSSVDLHCSAQRPTSSMKWFNVRLESNKMVLDQIVADGKHVIISEESDFTMSINDLRESDKNFYCCSGVNDRCQGRVIQLLVADLQVKVFPATGEQTVSLMCSSSCPLTERPEVYIWYKNTEFLYEDSSPWYQELISSEESVTYSCAVKGYEHLRAPEVSVASLTSACFTVTYAKGRMCSNQQRPEDEPCSITYPREIHVQKIEDRWLVKLACNTSCPQTEAQTIKWYKNRQLEPAPRSVPITSPDSYSCAVEHLFSDEVCIQDPNCFTVNYVNRRICALQGSSVNISSEYSHPYYQQPKYKSWYKSRRSDMAAGEELIRNTHRIKFHEVMNIHILTINKLNKNDSAEYIFRIGSDAGRWSAVPWVTLVVTDLRVKFSPSEEVTEGQRVTLTCSTSCPLTDNMNYIWYLNNQPLNPTKTQSKDLVLDPVSSEHEGNYSCKVKMLQKSSHQKMLTVHRRRNWTQAAIRIVVLLLVVIPISIFLWIRRKKTSIQSPRTETSVNLEEISPDHEYENNSAQPVEEDDIL, from the exons ATGTTGTCGACaggagctgaatgtgtgttCATGGGTTTGTTCCTTTACATCTCAG GGGTTGGAGCAAACAGCATCTGTGCCTTCAAAGGTTCATCAGTGGATCTACACTGCTCAGCTCAACGTCCCACATCAAGCATGAAATGGTTCAACGTTCGTTTGGAGAGCAACAAGATGGTTCTAGATCAGATCGTTGCAGACGGAAAACATGTGATCATATCTGAAGAGAGCGACTTCACTATGTCGATCAATGATCTGAGAGAGAGTGATAAAAACTTTTACTGTTGTAGTGGCGTTAATGACAGATGCCAGGGGAGAGTCATTCAGCTCCTTGTTGCAG ACCTGCAGGTGAAGGTGTTTCCTGccacaggagaacagacagtgtccctgatgtgcagcagcagttgtcCTCTGACTGAAAGACCTGAGGTCTATATCTGGTACaagaacacagagtttctctatgAGGACTCGTCTCCTTGGTACCAGGAGCTAATCAGCAGCGAGGAATCAGTCACATACTCCTGTGCTGTCAAAGGCTACGAGCATCTCAGAGCCCCTGAAGTCTCAGTGG CTTCTCTCACATCAGCCTGCTTCACTGTGACCTATGCTAAAGGCAGAATGTGCTCAAATCAGCAGAGACCAGAAGATGAGCCGTGCTCCATCACATATCCCAGAG AAATACATGTTCAAAAGATTGAAGACAGGTGGCTTGTCAAACTGGCCTGTAACACCAGctgtccacagactgaagctcaAACCATCAAATGGTACAAAAACAGACAATTGGAGCCGGCACCACGATCAGTTCCGATCACCTCTCCTGACTCTTACTCCTGTGCTGTAGAGCACTTGTTCTCAGATGAAGTTT GTATTCAGGATCCAAACTGCTTCACAGTGAATTATGTCAACAGGAggatctgtgctctgcaaggTTCCTCAGTGAACATCTCCAGTGAATACTCACATCCTTACTACCAGCAGCCGAAGTATAAATCGTGGTATAAGAGTAGGAGAAGTGATATGGCGGCTGGTGAAGAGCTGATAAGGAATACACATCGTATTAAGTTTCATGAAGTGATGAACATCCACATCCTGACAATCAATAAACTGAACAAGAATGACTCAGCAGAATACATATTCAGAATAGGAAGTGATGCAGGGAGATGGTCGGCTGTTCCTTGGGTGACTTTGGTCGTCACAG ATCTGAGAGTGAAGTTTAGTCCTTCTGAGGAGGTGACCGAGGGGCAGAGAGTCACGCTGACCTGCAGCACCAGTTGTCCTCTGACGGACAACATGAACTACATTTGGTACTTGAACAATCAACCTCTGAatccaacaaaaacacaaagcaaggACCTGGTTCTAGACCCCGTCAGCAGTGAACATGAAGGAAACTACTCCTGCAAAGTTAAAATGCTCCAAAAGAGCTCTCATCAAAAGATGCTCACtgtccacagaagaagaaactggACTCAAGCTGCCATTAGAATCGTTGTTCTTCTCCTGGTTGTAATACCCATCTCCATCTTCTTGTGGATCAG AAGAAAGAAGACTTCCATCCAGTCTCCTAGAACTGAAACCTCTGTCAACTTGGAGGAG ATAAGCCCAGATCATGAGTACGAGAACAACTCGGCTCAACCAGTAGAGGAGGATGATATTCTCTAA
- the LOC128437303 gene encoding uncharacterized protein LOC128437303 isoform X2 has translation MLSTGAECVFMGLFLYISGVGANSICAFKGSSVDLHCSAQRPTSSMKWFNVRLESNKMVLDQIVADGKHVIISEESDFTMSINDLRESDKNFYCCSGVNDRCQGRVIQLLVADLQVKVFPATGEQTVSLMCSSSCPLTERPEVYIWYKNTEFLYEDSSPWYQELISSEESVTYSCAVKGYEHLRAPEVSVASLTSACFTVTYAKGRMCSNQQRPEDEPCSITYPREVHVHKTEFRVNVKLACITSCPQTEAQTITWYKNRRLEQAPQPVLISSLDSYSCAVEHLLSDEVCIQDPNCFTVNYVNRRICALQGSSVNISSEYSHPYYQQPKYKSWYKSRRSDMAAGEELIRNTHRIKFHEVMNIHILTINKLNKNDSAEYIFRIGSDAGRWSAVPWVTLVVTDLRVKFSPSEEVTEGQRVTLTCSTSCPLTDNMNYIWYLNNQPLNPTKTQSKDLVLDPVSSEHEGNYSCKVKMLQKSSHQKMLTVHRRRNWTQAAIRIVVLLLVVIPISIFLWIRRKKTSIQSPRTETSVNLEEVKLRILTVSSIRQTSSSLQRVQLSPNSSFNHCSNETEMHCPICSMNVIFYNTVHKSCFIFPVYFSF, from the exons ATGTTGTCGACaggagctgaatgtgtgttCATGGGTTTGTTCCTTTACATCTCAG GGGTTGGAGCAAACAGCATCTGTGCCTTCAAAGGTTCATCAGTGGATCTACACTGCTCAGCTCAACGTCCCACATCAAGCATGAAATGGTTCAACGTTCGTTTGGAGAGCAACAAGATGGTTCTAGATCAGATCGTTGCAGACGGAAAACATGTGATCATATCTGAAGAGAGCGACTTCACTATGTCGATCAATGATCTGAGAGAGAGTGATAAAAACTTTTACTGTTGTAGTGGCGTTAATGACAGATGCCAGGGGAGAGTCATTCAGCTCCTTGTTGCAG ACCTGCAGGTGAAGGTGTTTCCTGccacaggagaacagacagtgtccctgatgtgcagcagcagttgtcCTCTGACTGAAAGACCTGAGGTCTATATCTGGTACaagaacacagagtttctctatgAGGACTCGTCTCCTTGGTACCAGGAGCTAATCAGCAGCGAGGAATCAGTCACATACTCCTGTGCTGTCAAAGGCTACGAGCATCTCAGAGCCCCTGAAGTCTCAGTGG CTTCTCTCACATCAGCCTGCTTCACTGTGACCTATGCTAAAGGCAGAATGTGCTCAAATCAGCAGAGACCAGAAGATGAGCCGTGCTCCATCACATATCCCAGAG AAGTTCATGTTCATAAGACTGAATTCAGGGTGAATGTCAAACTGGCCTGTATCACCAGctgtccacagactgaagctcaAACAATCACATGGTACAAAAACAGACGATTGGAGCAGGCACCACAACCAgttctcatctcctctcttgACTCTTACTCCTGTGCTGTAGAGCACCTGCTCTCAGATGAAGTTT GTATTCAGGATCCAAACTGCTTCACAGTGAATTATGTCAACAGGAggatctgtgctctgcaaggTTCCTCAGTGAACATCTCCAGTGAATACTCACATCCTTACTACCAGCAGCCGAAGTATAAATCGTGGTATAAGAGTAGGAGAAGTGATATGGCGGCTGGTGAAGAGCTGATAAGGAATACACATCGTATTAAGTTTCATGAAGTGATGAACATCCACATCCTGACAATCAATAAACTGAACAAGAATGACTCAGCAGAATACATATTCAGAATAGGAAGTGATGCAGGGAGATGGTCGGCTGTTCCTTGGGTGACTTTGGTCGTCACAG ATCTGAGAGTGAAGTTTAGTCCTTCTGAGGAGGTGACCGAGGGGCAGAGAGTCACGCTGACCTGCAGCACCAGTTGTCCTCTGACGGACAACATGAACTACATTTGGTACTTGAACAATCAACCTCTGAatccaacaaaaacacaaagcaaggACCTGGTTCTAGACCCCGTCAGCAGTGAACATGAAGGAAACTACTCCTGCAAAGTTAAAATGCTCCAAAAGAGCTCTCATCAAAAGATGCTCACtgtccacagaagaagaaactggACTCAAGCTGCCATTAGAATCGTTGTTCTTCTCCTGGTTGTAATACCCATCTCCATCTTCTTGTGGATCAG AAGAAAGAAGACTTCCATCCAGTCTCCTAGAACTGAAACCTCTGTCAACTTGGAGGAGGTAAAGCTGAGAATTTTAACAGTTTCTTCCATTAGACAAACGTCCTCATCTCTTCAGAGAGTTCAACTGAgtccaaacagcagcttcaacCATTGTTCTAATGAAACAGAGATGCATTGTCCCATATGTTCCATGAATGTTATATTTTACAATACTGTAcataaatcatgttttattttcccagtatatttcagtttttaa
- the LOC128437303 gene encoding uncharacterized protein LOC128437303 isoform X1, producing the protein MLSTGAECVFMGLFLYISGVGANSICAFKGSSVDLHCSAQRPTSSMKWFNVRLESNKMVLDQIVADGKHVIISEESDFTMSINDLRESDKNFYCCSGVNDRCQGRVIQLLVADLQVKVFPATGEQTVSLMCSSSCPLTERPEVYIWYKNTEFLYEDSSPWYQELISSEESVTYSCAVKGYEHLRAPEVSVASLTSACFTVTYAKGRMCSNQQRPEDEPCSITYPREIHVQKIEDRWLVKLACNTSCPQTEAQTIKWYKNRQLEPAPRSVPITSPDSYSCAVEHLFSDEVCIQDPNCFTVNYVNRRICALQGSSVNISSEYSHPYYQQPKYKSWYKSRRSDMAAGEELIRNTHRIKFHEVMNIHILTINKLNKNDSAEYIFRIGSDAGRWSAVPWVTLVVTDLRVKFSPSEEVTEGQRVTLTCSTSCPLTDNMNYIWYLNNQPLNPTKTQSKDLVLDPVSSEHEGNYSCKVKMLQKSSHQKMLTVHRRRNWTQAAIRIVVLLLVVIPISIFLWIRRKKTSIQSPRTETSVNLEEVKLRILTVSSIRQTSSSLQRVQLSPNSSFNHCSNETEMHCPICSMNVIFYNTVHKSCFIFPVYFSF; encoded by the exons ATGTTGTCGACaggagctgaatgtgtgttCATGGGTTTGTTCCTTTACATCTCAG GGGTTGGAGCAAACAGCATCTGTGCCTTCAAAGGTTCATCAGTGGATCTACACTGCTCAGCTCAACGTCCCACATCAAGCATGAAATGGTTCAACGTTCGTTTGGAGAGCAACAAGATGGTTCTAGATCAGATCGTTGCAGACGGAAAACATGTGATCATATCTGAAGAGAGCGACTTCACTATGTCGATCAATGATCTGAGAGAGAGTGATAAAAACTTTTACTGTTGTAGTGGCGTTAATGACAGATGCCAGGGGAGAGTCATTCAGCTCCTTGTTGCAG ACCTGCAGGTGAAGGTGTTTCCTGccacaggagaacagacagtgtccctgatgtgcagcagcagttgtcCTCTGACTGAAAGACCTGAGGTCTATATCTGGTACaagaacacagagtttctctatgAGGACTCGTCTCCTTGGTACCAGGAGCTAATCAGCAGCGAGGAATCAGTCACATACTCCTGTGCTGTCAAAGGCTACGAGCATCTCAGAGCCCCTGAAGTCTCAGTGG CTTCTCTCACATCAGCCTGCTTCACTGTGACCTATGCTAAAGGCAGAATGTGCTCAAATCAGCAGAGACCAGAAGATGAGCCGTGCTCCATCACATATCCCAGAG AAATACATGTTCAAAAGATTGAAGACAGGTGGCTTGTCAAACTGGCCTGTAACACCAGctgtccacagactgaagctcaAACCATCAAATGGTACAAAAACAGACAATTGGAGCCGGCACCACGATCAGTTCCGATCACCTCTCCTGACTCTTACTCCTGTGCTGTAGAGCACTTGTTCTCAGATGAAGTTT GTATTCAGGATCCAAACTGCTTCACAGTGAATTATGTCAACAGGAggatctgtgctctgcaaggTTCCTCAGTGAACATCTCCAGTGAATACTCACATCCTTACTACCAGCAGCCGAAGTATAAATCGTGGTATAAGAGTAGGAGAAGTGATATGGCGGCTGGTGAAGAGCTGATAAGGAATACACATCGTATTAAGTTTCATGAAGTGATGAACATCCACATCCTGACAATCAATAAACTGAACAAGAATGACTCAGCAGAATACATATTCAGAATAGGAAGTGATGCAGGGAGATGGTCGGCTGTTCCTTGGGTGACTTTGGTCGTCACAG ATCTGAGAGTGAAGTTTAGTCCTTCTGAGGAGGTGACCGAGGGGCAGAGAGTCACGCTGACCTGCAGCACCAGTTGTCCTCTGACGGACAACATGAACTACATTTGGTACTTGAACAATCAACCTCTGAatccaacaaaaacacaaagcaaggACCTGGTTCTAGACCCCGTCAGCAGTGAACATGAAGGAAACTACTCCTGCAAAGTTAAAATGCTCCAAAAGAGCTCTCATCAAAAGATGCTCACtgtccacagaagaagaaactggACTCAAGCTGCCATTAGAATCGTTGTTCTTCTCCTGGTTGTAATACCCATCTCCATCTTCTTGTGGATCAG AAGAAAGAAGACTTCCATCCAGTCTCCTAGAACTGAAACCTCTGTCAACTTGGAGGAGGTAAAGCTGAGAATTTTAACAGTTTCTTCCATTAGACAAACGTCCTCATCTCTTCAGAGAGTTCAACTGAgtccaaacagcagcttcaacCATTGTTCTAATGAAACAGAGATGCATTGTCCCATATGTTCCATGAATGTTATATTTTACAATACTGTAcataaatcatgttttattttcccagtatatttcagtttttaa
- the LOC128437303 gene encoding uncharacterized protein LOC128437303 isoform X3, with protein MLSTGAECVFMGLFLYISGVGANSICAFKGSSVDLHCSAQRPTSSMKWFNVRLESNKMVLDQIVADGKHVIISEESDFTMSINDLRESDKNFYCCSGVNDRCQGRVIQLLVADLQVKVFPATGEQTVSLMCSSSCPLTERPEVYIWYKNTEFLYEDSSPWYQELISSEESVTYSCAVKGYEHLRAPEVSVASLTSACFTVTYAKGRMCSNQQRPEDEPCSITYPREVHVHKTEFRVNVKLACITSCPQTEAQTITWYKNRRLEQAPQPVLISSLDSYSCAVEHLLSDEVCIQDPNCFTVNYVNRRICALQGSPVSISSEYSHPYYQQPKYKLWYKSRRSDMAAGEELITNTDRIQFHEMMNSHILTINKLNKNDSAEYIFRIRSDAGKWAAAPGVTLVVTDLRVKFSPSEEVTEGQRVTLTCRTSCPLTDNMNYIWYLNNQPLNLTKTQSKDLVLDPISSEHEGNYSCKVKMLQKSSHQKMLTVHRRRKWTQAAIRIVVLLLVVIPISIFFWIRRKKTSIQSPRTETSVNLEEISPDHEYENNSAQPVDEDDIL; from the exons ATGTTGTCGACaggagctgaatgtgtgttCATGGGTTTGTTCCTTTACATCTCAG GGGTTGGAGCAAACAGCATCTGTGCCTTCAAAGGTTCATCAGTGGATCTACACTGCTCAGCTCAACGTCCCACATCAAGCATGAAATGGTTCAACGTTCGTTTGGAGAGCAACAAGATGGTTCTAGATCAGATCGTTGCAGACGGAAAACATGTGATCATATCTGAAGAGAGCGACTTCACTATGTCGATCAATGATCTGAGAGAGAGTGATAAAAACTTTTACTGTTGTAGTGGCGTTAATGACAGATGCCAGGGGAGAGTCATTCAGCTCCTTGTTGCAG ACCTGCAGGTGAAGGTGTTTCCTGccacaggagaacagacagtgtccctgatgtgcagcagcagttgtcCTCTGACTGAAAGACCTGAGGTCTATATCTGGTACaagaacacagagtttctctatgAGGACTCGTCTCCTTGGTACCAGGAGCTAATCAGCAGCGAGGAATCAGTCACATACTCCTGTGCTGTCAAAGGCTACGAGCATCTCAGAGCCCCTGAAGTCTCAGTGG CTTCTCTCACATCAGCCTGCTTCACTGTGACCTATGCTAAAGGCAGAATGTGCTCAAATCAGCAGAGACCAGAAGATGAGCCGTGCTCCATCACATATCCCAGAG AAGTTCATGTTCATAAGACTGAATTCAGGGTGAATGTCAAACTGGCCTGTATCACCAGctgtccacagactgaagctcaAACAATCACATGGTACAAAAACAGACGATTGGAGCAGGCACCACAACCAgttctcatctcctctcttgACTCTTACTCCTGTGCTGTAGAGCACCTGCTCTCAGATGAAGTTT GTATTCAGGATCCAAACTGCTTCACAGTGAATTATGTCAACAGGAggatctgtgctctgcaaggTTCCCCAGTGAGCATCTCCAGTGAATACTCACATCCTTACTACCAGCAGCCGAAGTATAAATTGTGGTATAAGAGTAGGAGAAGTGATATGGCGGCTGGTGAAGAGCTGATAACGAATACAGATCGTATTCAGTTTCATGAAATGATGAACAGCCACATCCTGACAATCAATAAACTGAACAAGAATGACTCAGCAGAATACATATTCAGAATAAGAAGTGATGCAGGGAAATGGGCGGCTGCTCCTGGGGTGACTTTGGTCGTCACAG ATCTGAGAGTGAAGTTTAGTCCTTCTGAGGAGGTGACCGAGGGGCAGAGAGTCACGCTGACCTGCAGAACCAGTTGTCCTCTGACGGACAACATGAACTACATTTGGTACTTGAACAATCAACCTCTGAatctgacaaaaacacaaagcaaggACCTGGTTCTAGACCCCATCAGCAGTGAACATGAAGGAAACTACTCCTGCAAAGTTAAAATGCTCCAAAAGAGCTCTCATCAAAAGATGCTCACtgtccacagaagaagaaaatggacTCAAGCAGCCATTAGAATCGTTGTTCTTCTACTGGTTGTAATAcccatctccatcttcttctggaTTAG AAGAAAGAAGACTTCCATCCAGTCTCCTAGAACTGAAACCTCTGTCAACTTGGAGGAG ATAAGCCCAGATCATGAGTACGAGAACAACTCGGCTCAACCAGTAGATGAGGATGATATTCTCTAA
- the LOC128437301 gene encoding uncharacterized protein LOC128437301 isoform X2 encodes MLSTGAECVFMGLFLYISGVGANSICVLKGSSVDLHCSAQLPTSSMKWCTVRWESNKMVLDQIFADGKRVIISEESNFTMTINDLRESDTNTYCCSDVNDKQTKCQGGLYQLLVADLQVKVFPATGEKTVSLMCSSSCPLTERPVVYIWYKNTEFLYKDLSPWYQELISSEESVTYSCAVKGYEHLRAPEVSVASLTSACFTVTYAKGRMCSNQQRPEDEPCSITYPREIQVHVQNTEDKWHSKLACITSCPQKQTQNITWYKNRGLEQAPQPVPISSPDSYSCAVEHLISDEVCIQDLNCITVNYVNRRICALQGSSVNISSEYSYPKNHQANSLLWYKNSRSDMAAGEELITNTHRIQFHGVMNRHILTINKLNKNDSAEYIFRIGSDAGKWAAAPGVTLVVTDLRVKFSPSEEVTEGQRVTLTCRTSCPLTDNMNYIWYLNNQPLNLTKTQSKYLVLDPVSSEHEGNYSCKVKMLQKSSHQKMLTVHRRRKWTQAAIGIVVLLLVVIPIIVFLWIRRKKTSIQSPRTETSVNLEEISPDHEYDDISAQPVEEDDILYSSVQFPNNRDALYSQIQTHQPQEEEQSPYDVVSFTPKTTPEQTSVITSKLAC; translated from the exons ATGTTGTCTACaggagctgaatgtgtgttCATGGGTTTGTTCCTGTACATCTCAG GGGTTGGAGCAAACAGCATCTGTGTCTTAAAAGGTTCATCAGTGGATCTACACTGCTCAGCTCAGCTTCCCACATCAAGCATGAAATGGTGCACTGTTCGCTGGGAGAGCAACAAGATGGTTCTAGATCAGATCTTTGCAGACGGAAAACGTGTGATCATATCTGAAGAGAGCAACTTCACTATGACGATCAATGATCTGAGAGAGAGTGATACAAACACTTACTGTTGTAGTGACGTTaatgacaaacaaactaaatgccAGGGTGGATTATATCAGCTCCTTGTTGCAG ACCTGCAGGTGAAGGTGTTTCCTGCCAcaggagaaaagacagtgtccctgatgtgcagcagcagttgtcCTCTGACTGAAAGACCTGTGGTCTATATCTGGTACaagaacacagagtttctctataAGGACTTGTCTCCTTGGTACCAGGAGCTAATCAGCAGCGAGGAATCAGTCACATACTCCTGTGCTGTCAAAGGCTACGAGCATCTCAGAGCCCCTGAAGTCTCAGTGG CTTCTCTCACATCAGCCTGCTTCACTGTGACCTATGCTAAAGGCAGAATGTGCTCAAATCAGCAGAGACCAGAAGATGAGCCGTGCTCCATCACATATCCCAGAG AAATACAAGTTCATGTTCAAAACACTGAAGACAAATGGCATTCCAAACTGGCCTGTATCACCAGCTGTCCACAGAAGCAAACTCAAAACATCACATGGTACAAAAACAGAGGATTGGAGCAGGCACCACAACCAGTTCCCATCTCCTCTCCTGACTCTTACTCCTGTGCTGTAGAGCACTTGATCTCAGATGAGGTCT GTATTCAGGATCTAAACTGCATCACAGTGAATTATGTCAACAGGAggatctgtgctctgcaaggTTCCTCAGTGAACATCTCCAGTGAATACTCTTATCCAAAGAACCATCAAGCGAATTCTTTATTGTGGTATAAGAATAGTAGAAGTGATATGGCGGCTGGTGAAGAGCTGATAACGAATACACATCGTATTCAGTTTCATGGAGTGATGAACCGCCACATCCTGACAATCAATAAACTGAACAAGAATGACTCAGCAGAATACATATTCAGAATAGGAAGTGATGCAGGGAAATGGGCGGCTGCTCCTGGGGTGACTTTGGTCGTCACAG ATCTGAGAGTGAAGTTTAGTCCTTCTGAGGAGGTGACCGAGGGGCAGAGAGTCACGCTGACCTGCAGAACCAGTTGTCCTCTGACGGACAACATGAACTACATTTGGTACTTGAACAATCAACCTCTGAatctgacaaaaacacaaagcaagtaCCTGGTTCTAGACCCCGTCAGCAGTGAACATGAAGGAAACTACTCCTGCAAAGTTAAAATGCTTCAAAAGAGCTCTCATCAAAAGATGCTCACtgtccacagaagaagaaaatggacTCAAGCTGCCATAGGAATCGTTGTTCTTCTCCTGGTTGTAATACCCATCATCGTCTTCTTGTGGATCAG AAGAAAGAAGACTTCCATCCAGTCTCCTAGAACTGAAACCTCTGTCAACTTGGAGGAG ATAAGCCCAGATCATGAGTACGACGACATCTCGGCTCAACCAGTAGAGGAGGATGATATTCTCTATAGCAGCGTTCAATtccccaacaacagagatgctCTCTACTCACAGATCCAGACACATCAGCCCCAAGAAGAAGAGCAAAGCCCCTATGATGTTGTCAGCTTTACACCCAAAACAACACCTGAGCAAACATCTGTTATTACAA GCAAACTGGCCTGTTAG
- the LOC128437301 gene encoding uncharacterized protein LOC128437301 isoform X1, with amino-acid sequence MLSTGAECVFMGLFLYISGVGANSICVLKGSSVDLHCSAQLPTSSMKWCTVRWESNKMVLDQIFADGKRVIISEESNFTMTINDLRESDTNTYCCSDVNDKQTKCQGGLYQLLVADLQVKVFPATGEKTVSLMCSSSCPLTERPVVYIWYKNTEFLYKDLSPWYQELISSEESVTYSCAVKGYEHLRAPEVSVASLTSACFTVTYAKGRMCSNQQRPEDEPCSITYPREIQVHVQNTEDKWHSKLACITSCPQKQTQNITWYKNRGLEQAPQPVPISSPDSYSCAVEHLISDEVCIQDLNCITVNYVNRRICALQGSSVNISSEYSYPKNHQANSLLWYKNSRSDMAAGEELITNTHRIQFHGVMNRHILTINKLNKNDSAEYIFRIGSDAGKWAAAPGVTLVVTDLRVKFSPSEEVTEGQRVTLTCRTSCPLTDNMNYIWYLNNQPLNLTKTQSKYLVLDPVSSEHEGNYSCKVKMLQKSSHQKMLTVHRRRKWTQAAIGIVVLLLVVIPIIVFLWIRRKKTSIQSPRTETSVNLEEISPDHEYDDISAQPVEEDDILYSSVQFPNNRDALYSQIQTHQPQEEEQSPYDVVSFTPKTTPEQTSVITSDSDFVTS; translated from the exons ATGTTGTCTACaggagctgaatgtgtgttCATGGGTTTGTTCCTGTACATCTCAG GGGTTGGAGCAAACAGCATCTGTGTCTTAAAAGGTTCATCAGTGGATCTACACTGCTCAGCTCAGCTTCCCACATCAAGCATGAAATGGTGCACTGTTCGCTGGGAGAGCAACAAGATGGTTCTAGATCAGATCTTTGCAGACGGAAAACGTGTGATCATATCTGAAGAGAGCAACTTCACTATGACGATCAATGATCTGAGAGAGAGTGATACAAACACTTACTGTTGTAGTGACGTTaatgacaaacaaactaaatgccAGGGTGGATTATATCAGCTCCTTGTTGCAG ACCTGCAGGTGAAGGTGTTTCCTGCCAcaggagaaaagacagtgtccctgatgtgcagcagcagttgtcCTCTGACTGAAAGACCTGTGGTCTATATCTGGTACaagaacacagagtttctctataAGGACTTGTCTCCTTGGTACCAGGAGCTAATCAGCAGCGAGGAATCAGTCACATACTCCTGTGCTGTCAAAGGCTACGAGCATCTCAGAGCCCCTGAAGTCTCAGTGG CTTCTCTCACATCAGCCTGCTTCACTGTGACCTATGCTAAAGGCAGAATGTGCTCAAATCAGCAGAGACCAGAAGATGAGCCGTGCTCCATCACATATCCCAGAG AAATACAAGTTCATGTTCAAAACACTGAAGACAAATGGCATTCCAAACTGGCCTGTATCACCAGCTGTCCACAGAAGCAAACTCAAAACATCACATGGTACAAAAACAGAGGATTGGAGCAGGCACCACAACCAGTTCCCATCTCCTCTCCTGACTCTTACTCCTGTGCTGTAGAGCACTTGATCTCAGATGAGGTCT GTATTCAGGATCTAAACTGCATCACAGTGAATTATGTCAACAGGAggatctgtgctctgcaaggTTCCTCAGTGAACATCTCCAGTGAATACTCTTATCCAAAGAACCATCAAGCGAATTCTTTATTGTGGTATAAGAATAGTAGAAGTGATATGGCGGCTGGTGAAGAGCTGATAACGAATACACATCGTATTCAGTTTCATGGAGTGATGAACCGCCACATCCTGACAATCAATAAACTGAACAAGAATGACTCAGCAGAATACATATTCAGAATAGGAAGTGATGCAGGGAAATGGGCGGCTGCTCCTGGGGTGACTTTGGTCGTCACAG ATCTGAGAGTGAAGTTTAGTCCTTCTGAGGAGGTGACCGAGGGGCAGAGAGTCACGCTGACCTGCAGAACCAGTTGTCCTCTGACGGACAACATGAACTACATTTGGTACTTGAACAATCAACCTCTGAatctgacaaaaacacaaagcaagtaCCTGGTTCTAGACCCCGTCAGCAGTGAACATGAAGGAAACTACTCCTGCAAAGTTAAAATGCTTCAAAAGAGCTCTCATCAAAAGATGCTCACtgtccacagaagaagaaaatggacTCAAGCTGCCATAGGAATCGTTGTTCTTCTCCTGGTTGTAATACCCATCATCGTCTTCTTGTGGATCAG AAGAAAGAAGACTTCCATCCAGTCTCCTAGAACTGAAACCTCTGTCAACTTGGAGGAG ATAAGCCCAGATCATGAGTACGACGACATCTCGGCTCAACCAGTAGAGGAGGATGATATTCTCTATAGCAGCGTTCAATtccccaacaacagagatgctCTCTACTCACAGATCCAGACACATCAGCCCCAAGAAGAAGAGCAAAGCCCCTATGATGTTGTCAGCTTTACACCCAAAACAACACCTGAGCAAACATCTGTTATTACAAGTGATTCAGACTTTGTGACTTCTTAG